A window of the Cicer arietinum cultivar CDC Frontier isolate Library 1 chromosome 6, Cicar.CDCFrontier_v2.0, whole genome shotgun sequence genome harbors these coding sequences:
- the LOC101498026 gene encoding beta-amylase yields the protein MASLDKNMLLNYVPVYVMLPLGVVSVNNVFEDPEGLKEQLVQLREAGVDGVMVDVWWGIIEQKGPKQYDWSAYKSLFQLVQECGLKLQAIMSFHQCGGNVGDVVNIPIPQWVLDIGESDPDIFYTNRSGTRDKEYLTIGVDNKPIFHGRTAIEVYSDYMKSFRENMSDFLKSEVIIDIEVGLGPAGELRYPSYPQNQGWVFPGIGEFQCYDKYLKAEFKAAAARAGHSEWELPDDAGTYNDVPESTEFFKTNGTYLTEKGKFFLTWYSNQLLNHGDEILDEANKAFLGCKVNLAIKVSGIHWWYKAQNHAAELTAGYYNLDDRDGYRPIAKMVSRHHASLNFTCLEMRDSEQSSDAQSGPQELYAQVLSGGWRENIEVAGENALSRYDATAYNQIILNARPQGVNKDGPPKHRMYGVTYLRLSDELLQQSNFDIFKKFVVKMHADQDYCEDPQEYNHGIPPLKRSEPKIPVDVLNEATKPIPPFPWDSETDMKVDG from the exons ATGGCTTCTTTGGACAAAAACATGCTGCTAAATTATGTTCCAGTTTATGTCATGCTTCCA CTCGGAGTTGTTAGTGTTAATAACGTCTTTGAAGACCCAGAAGGACTTAAAGAACAACTTGTGCAGCTACGAGAAGCAGGTGTCGATGGTGTTATGGTTGATGTCTGGTGGGGGATCATTGAACAGAAAGGACCTAAACAGTATGACTGGAGTGCTTATAAGAGCTTGTTTCAACTCGTTCAAGAATGTGGTTTGAAACTGCAAGCTATCATGTCATTTCATCAATGTGGAGGGAATGTAGGGGATGTTGTTAACATCCCTATTCCACAGTGGGTACTTGATATTGGAGAATCAGATCCTGATATCTTCTACACCAACCGCTCCGGTACTAGGGACAAGGAGTATCTTACTATTGGTGTAGACAATAAGCCTATCTTTCATGGAAGAACAGCCATTGAA GTATACAGTGATTACATGAAGAGTTTCAGAGAAAACAtgtcagattttttaaaatcagaGGTTATTATAGACATTGAAGTTGGGCTTGGCCCAGCAGGAGAACTCAGATACCCATCTTATCCACAAAATCAAGGATGGGTGTTTCCTGGAATTGGAGAGTTTCAG TGCTATGACAAATATTTAAAGGCAGAGTTCAAAGCGGCTGCAGCAAGGGCTGGCCATTCTGAATGGGAACTACCAGACGATGCTGGCACGTACAATGATGTACCAGAATCTACTGAATTCTTCAAAACAAATGGCACATACCTTACTGAGAAAGGGAAGTTCTTCTTAACTTGGTATTCTAACCAATTGCTGAATCATGGGGATGAAATCCTAGATGAAGCCAACAAAGCTTTCCTGGGCTGTAAAGTCAATTTAGCAATCAAA GTCTCTGGAATCCACTGGTGGTACAAAGCTCAGAATCATGCTGCTGAACTCACTGCTGGATATTACAACCTTGACGATAGAGATGGATACCGTCCCATTGCAAAAATGGTGTCTCGTCATCATGCCAGTTTGAACTTTACATGTCTTGAGATGAGGGACTCGGAACAAAGCTCTGATGCACAAAGCGGACCACAGGAAC TGTATGCACAGGTATTGAGTGGAGGTTGGAGAGAAAACATTGAAGTTGCTGGAGAAAATGCACTTTCAAGGTATGATGCCACAGCTTATAACCAAATCATACTGAATGCAAGACCACAAGGTGTCAACAAAGATGGCCCTCCAAAACATCGGATGTATGGAGTAACATACCTTCGTCTATCTGATGAACTATTGCAACAatcaaattttgatatattcaaaaaatttgtgGTAAAGATGCACGCTGATCAG GATTACTGTGAAGATCCTCAAGAGTACAATCATGGCATACCACCATTGAAGCGATCAGAACCAAAGATTCCTGTTGATGTTCTTAACGAAGCAACTAAGCCAATACCGCCGTTCCCCTGGGATTCAGAAACAGACATGAAAGTTGATGGTTGA